A region of Massilia sp. KIM DNA encodes the following proteins:
- a CDS encoding ExbD/TolR family protein: MAFSSSMRGNRRRKFKAEINVVPYIDVMLVLLIIFMAVPANEAPSVVNLPRAEKSALPPDTYIQIQVQPEGKLSIGVGGKQKVANEDVADRAALLQRLRALHEENPDYPVLIAGDRDSKYDDVIQLISEAKKMGITRVGLATK, translated from the coding sequence ATGGCTTTCTCCAGCAGCATGCGCGGCAACCGGCGCCGCAAGTTCAAGGCCGAGATCAACGTCGTACCCTACATCGACGTGATGCTGGTGCTGCTCATCATCTTCATGGCGGTGCCGGCCAACGAGGCGCCGAGCGTGGTCAATCTGCCGCGCGCCGAGAAGTCGGCGCTGCCGCCGGATACCTATATCCAGATCCAGGTGCAGCCGGAAGGCAAGCTGTCGATCGGCGTGGGCGGCAAGCAGAAGGTCGCCAACGAGGACGTCGCCGACCGCGCCGCCCTGCTCCAGCGCCTGCGCGCCCTGCACGAGGAAAATCCCGATTACCCGGTCTTGATTGCAGGCGACCGCGACAGCAAATACGATGACGTGATCCAGCTGATTTCCGAAGCCAAGAAGATGGGCATCACCCGCGTGGGACTCGCTACCAAGTGA
- the nrdR gene encoding transcriptional regulator NrdR produces the protein MKCPFCQHEDTQVLDTRVSEEGDSIRRRRRCTKCDKRFTTYERIELSMPIIVKKNGSRTEFESSKLRGSLMLALRKRPVAAEAIDGAVASIEEKLLTSGRREVDTGYVGELVMQELKRLDKIAYIRFASVYKNFEDLDEFQQALAEVGHPRKQ, from the coding sequence ATGAAATGTCCCTTCTGCCAGCATGAAGACACCCAGGTCCTCGATACCCGCGTTTCGGAGGAGGGGGATTCCATCCGGCGCCGGCGCCGTTGCACCAAGTGCGACAAACGCTTCACCACCTATGAGCGGATCGAGCTGTCGATGCCGATCATCGTCAAGAAGAACGGCAGCCGTACCGAATTCGAGTCGAGCAAGCTGCGCGGCAGCCTGATGCTGGCCCTGCGCAAGCGCCCGGTCGCGGCCGAGGCCATCGACGGCGCGGTCGCATCGATCGAGGAAAAGCTCCTGACCAGCGGCCGGCGCGAAGTCGACACCGGCTATGTGGGCGAACTGGTGATGCAGGAGCTCAAACGCCTGGACAAGATCGCCTACATCCGCTTCGCCTCGGTGTACAAGAATTTCGAAGACCTGGACGAGTTCCAGCAGGCCTTGGCCGAAGTCGGCCATCCACGCAAGCAGTAA
- a CDS encoding SDR family NAD(P)-dependent oxidoreductase, which yields MIVFITGASAGFGAEMARVFARNGHRVVLAARRAERIAELAAELGDAALPLTLDVTSRASIDAALAALPADWKPIDVLINNAGLALNTAPAHEVPLEDWETMIATNCQGLVTMTRAVLPDMVARGSGLVINLGSVAGHYPYPGGNVYGATKAFVEQFTLNLRADLVGTGVRATNLAPGLCGGTEFSNVRFKGDDAAAAKVYEGTVPLTAKDIADTAYWIATLPPHVNVNLIELMPTCQGFSPFAIKRSQG from the coding sequence ATGATCGTATTTATCACTGGCGCCTCGGCCGGCTTCGGCGCAGAGATGGCGCGCGTCTTCGCCCGCAATGGCCACCGCGTCGTGCTCGCGGCGCGCCGCGCCGAGCGCATCGCCGAGCTGGCGGCCGAACTGGGCGACGCCGCCCTGCCGCTGACCCTGGACGTGACCAGCCGAGCCTCCATCGACGCCGCCCTGGCCGCGCTGCCGGCAGACTGGAAGCCGATCGACGTCCTGATCAACAATGCCGGCTTGGCCCTGAACACCGCCCCGGCCCACGAAGTGCCGCTGGAAGACTGGGAAACCATGATCGCCACCAATTGCCAGGGGCTGGTGACGATGACCCGCGCCGTGCTGCCGGACATGGTGGCGCGCGGCAGCGGCCTGGTGATCAATCTCGGTTCGGTGGCCGGCCACTACCCTTATCCGGGCGGGAACGTGTACGGGGCGACCAAGGCCTTCGTGGAGCAGTTCACGCTGAACCTGCGCGCCGACCTGGTCGGCACCGGGGTGCGCGCCACCAACCTGGCGCCCGGCCTGTGCGGCGGCACCGAGTTCTCGAACGTGCGTTTCAAGGGCGACGACGCGGCCGCGGCCAAGGTGTACGAGGGCACGGTCCCGCTGACGGCCAAGGACATCGCCGACACCGCCTACTGGATCGCCACCCTGCCGCCCCACGTCAACGTCAACCTCATCGAGCTGATGCCGACCTGCCAGGGCTTCTCCCCCTTCGCCATCAAGCGTAGCCAAGGCTAA
- the tolA gene encoding cell envelope integrity protein TolA: MKPAAAGAPYYVPPEPKRLPSFLLAVGVHAVLLAFLYFGISWQSNTPVAVEAEVWDVKVETAAAQELPPEPAPEPPPQPEPLPTPRAVEPPPVEQPAPTPPDIALEREKQRKEELKKQQEQEKRELAEQKKREQEEARKKELAEQKKKEEAERKEKELAAKKEAEAKKKEQEQKLAEEKKKKAAAAKAEAAKLEKFRQEELKRIAGAMGAGGNAEKSSAPKADSGYVAAITAKIKSNTTYAGNLDVPGNPKAVFKVDQLPTGEIMSVRLAKSSGVPEFDRAVENGIRKASPLPKKKDGTVERNLEVNFSMKDLD, encoded by the coding sequence ATGAAGCCTGCAGCCGCCGGCGCGCCGTACTACGTGCCGCCCGAACCGAAACGCCTGCCATCCTTCCTGTTGGCAGTGGGCGTGCACGCGGTCTTGCTGGCTTTCCTGTACTTCGGCATCAGCTGGCAGAGCAATACGCCGGTCGCGGTCGAGGCCGAGGTCTGGGACGTCAAGGTCGAGACCGCCGCCGCGCAGGAACTGCCGCCCGAACCCGCTCCCGAGCCGCCTCCCCAGCCCGAACCCCTGCCGACCCCGCGCGCCGTCGAACCGCCGCCGGTGGAGCAGCCTGCGCCGACGCCGCCGGACATTGCCCTCGAGCGCGAGAAGCAGCGCAAGGAAGAGCTGAAGAAGCAGCAGGAACAGGAGAAGCGCGAGCTCGCCGAACAGAAGAAGCGCGAGCAGGAAGAAGCGCGCAAGAAGGAACTGGCCGAGCAGAAGAAGAAGGAAGAGGCCGAGCGCAAGGAAAAGGAACTGGCCGCCAAGAAGGAAGCCGAGGCCAAGAAGAAGGAACAAGAACAGAAGCTGGCCGAAGAGAAGAAGAAAAAGGCCGCCGCCGCGAAAGCCGAAGCCGCCAAGCTGGAGAAATTCCGCCAGGAGGAACTCAAGCGCATCGCAGGCGCCATGGGCGCCGGCGGCAATGCCGAGAAGTCGAGCGCGCCGAAGGCCGACAGCGGCTACGTCGCCGCCATCACGGCCAAGATCAAGAGCAACACGACCTACGCCGGCAACCTGGACGTGCCGGGCAACCCGAAGGCCGTGTTCAAGGTGGACCAATTGCCGACCGGCGAAATCATGTCGGTACGCCTGGCCAAGAGCAGCGGCGTGCCGGAATTCGACCGCGCGGTCGAGAACGGCATCCGCAAAGCGTCCCCACTCCCGAAGAAGAAAGATGGTACGGTAGAGCGTAACCTCGAAGTCAATTTCTCCATGAAAGACCTCGACTGA
- the ybgC gene encoding tol-pal system-associated acyl-CoA thioesterase, translating to MPSAFDWPVRVYYEDTDAGGIVFYANYLKFFERARTEWLRAAGIAQQALLDAEGAGFVVKSAQLDYHAPARLDDELNIRTTVEKLGRASVQFAQQAWRGDTLLTSAIVKVGCVDLASMRPRSLPEHVADKMRAA from the coding sequence ATGCCTTCAGCTTTTGACTGGCCAGTCCGGGTCTATTACGAAGACACCGACGCCGGTGGCATCGTGTTTTATGCCAATTACCTGAAGTTCTTCGAACGCGCGCGCACCGAATGGCTGCGCGCTGCCGGCATTGCCCAGCAAGCATTGCTCGACGCCGAAGGCGCCGGATTCGTGGTCAAGAGCGCGCAGCTCGACTACCACGCCCCGGCGCGCCTGGACGACGAACTGAACATCCGCACCACGGTGGAGAAACTCGGCCGCGCATCGGTCCAGTTCGCCCAACAGGCCTGGCGCGGCGACACGCTGCTGACCAGCGCCATCGTCAAGGTCGGCTGCGTCGACCTCGCCAGCATGCGTCCCCGTTCCCTGCCGGAACATGTCGCTGATAAAATGCGTGCCGCATAG
- the ybgF gene encoding tol-pal system protein YbgF → MIKLTPSRLACLFLAAWMPLQASAGLLDDDEARKAILDLRTKVDNITRELQGRLDGKADKSATLEMLNQHEQTMQELARLRGQIEVLTNEISKAQNGQKQLYADLDARIKKLEPRQETIDGQTAEVMPAEKTAYDNATALFQSGDYKSAAAALQDFVRRYPESAYASNAQYWLGNAYYALGDYKNAIVAQEALTKNYATSAKVPDAMLNIASSYALLKDNKKARAALQQLVSRYPSSTAAQTARDRLASLK, encoded by the coding sequence ATGATCAAACTGACCCCGTCCCGTCTTGCCTGCCTGTTCCTGGCGGCCTGGATGCCGCTGCAGGCGTCCGCCGGCCTGCTCGACGACGACGAAGCGCGCAAAGCCATCCTCGACCTGCGCACTAAGGTCGACAACATCACGCGCGAGCTGCAAGGCCGCCTCGATGGCAAGGCGGACAAGAGCGCGACCCTCGAGATGCTCAACCAGCACGAGCAGACCATGCAGGAGCTGGCGCGCCTGCGCGGCCAGATCGAGGTGCTCACCAACGAGATTTCCAAGGCCCAGAACGGTCAGAAGCAGCTGTACGCCGACCTCGACGCGCGCATCAAGAAGCTCGAGCCGCGCCAGGAAACCATCGACGGCCAGACCGCCGAGGTGATGCCGGCCGAAAAAACCGCCTACGACAACGCCACCGCCCTGTTCCAGTCGGGCGACTACAAATCCGCCGCCGCCGCGCTGCAGGACTTCGTGCGCCGCTACCCGGAGTCGGCCTATGCCTCGAACGCGCAGTACTGGCTGGGCAACGCCTACTACGCGCTGGGCGATTACAAGAACGCCATCGTGGCCCAGGAAGCTCTGACCAAGAACTACGCCACCAGCGCCAAGGTGCCGGACGCCATGCTGAACATCGCCAGCAGCTATGCCCTGCTGAAGGACAACAAGAAGGCCAGGGCGGCGCTGCAGCAGCTGGTCTCCAGGTACCCGTCCTCGACCGCGGCCCAGACCGCCCGCGACCGATTGGCATCCCTGAAATAA
- the glyA gene encoding serine hydroxymethyltransferase translates to MFAKNHTLANIDPELWDAIQKENVRQQDHIELIASENYTSPAVMQAQGSQLTNKYAEGYPGKRYYGGCEYVDVAEQLAIDRLKELFGAEAANVQPNSGSQANQGVFFAMLKPGDTIMGMSLAEGGHLTHGMALNMSGKWFNVISYGLTAQEDIDYEQMERLAREHKPKMIIAGASAFSLRIDFERFAKVAKEVGAYFMVDMAHYAGLIAAGEYPNPVPYADFVTSTTHKSLRGPRGGIILMKAEYEKAINSAIFPGIQGGPLMHVIAAKAVAFKEALSPEFKAYQKQVVKNAKALAETLTERGLRIVSGRTESHVMLVDLRSKGLTGKEAEAILGQAHMTCNKNGIPNDPQKPFVTSGIRLGSPAFTTRGFKEEDAVKVGHLIADVLDNPHDAATIERVKGEVKKLTDKYPVYEA, encoded by the coding sequence ATGTTTGCAAAAAACCATACGCTCGCCAACATCGACCCGGAACTGTGGGATGCCATCCAGAAGGAAAACGTTCGCCAGCAAGACCACATCGAACTGATCGCTTCCGAGAACTACACCTCGCCGGCGGTGATGCAGGCCCAGGGCTCGCAACTGACCAATAAATATGCCGAAGGCTATCCGGGCAAGCGCTACTACGGCGGCTGCGAATACGTCGACGTCGCCGAGCAGCTGGCGATCGACCGCCTGAAGGAACTGTTTGGCGCCGAAGCCGCCAACGTCCAGCCGAACTCGGGCTCGCAGGCCAACCAGGGCGTGTTCTTCGCCATGCTCAAGCCGGGCGACACCATCATGGGCATGTCGCTGGCGGAAGGCGGCCACCTGACCCACGGCATGGCCCTGAACATGTCGGGCAAGTGGTTCAACGTCATTTCCTACGGCCTGACCGCGCAGGAAGACATCGACTACGAGCAGATGGAACGCCTGGCGCGCGAGCACAAGCCGAAGATGATCATCGCCGGCGCCTCCGCTTTCTCGCTGCGCATCGACTTCGAGCGTTTCGCCAAGGTTGCCAAGGAAGTGGGCGCCTATTTCATGGTCGACATGGCCCACTACGCCGGCCTGATCGCCGCCGGCGAATACCCGAACCCGGTGCCTTACGCCGACTTCGTCACCTCGACCACCCATAAATCGCTGCGCGGCCCGCGCGGCGGCATCATCCTGATGAAGGCCGAGTACGAGAAAGCCATCAACTCGGCGATCTTCCCGGGTATCCAGGGCGGTCCGCTGATGCACGTGATCGCGGCCAAGGCCGTGGCCTTCAAGGAAGCGCTGTCGCCGGAATTCAAGGCCTACCAGAAGCAGGTGGTCAAGAACGCCAAGGCGCTGGCCGAGACCCTGACCGAGCGCGGCCTGCGCATCGTGTCGGGCCGCACCGAATCGCACGTGATGCTGGTCGACCTGCGTTCCAAGGGCCTGACCGGCAAGGAAGCGGAAGCCATCCTGGGCCAGGCGCACATGACCTGCAACAAGAACGGCATTCCGAACGACCCGCAGAAGCCCTTCGTCACCTCCGGCATCCGCCTCGGCAGCCCGGCCTTCACCACCCGTGGTTTCAAGGAAGAAGACGCGGTCAAGGTGGGCCACCTGATCGCCGACGTGCTGGACAACCCGCACGACGCCGCCACCATCGAGCGCGTCAAGGGTGAGGTCAAGAAGCTGACCGACAAGTACCCGGTCTACGAGGCTTGA
- a CDS encoding GspH/FimT family protein: MRANLGPRLRRDDGLRRGFSLAELCVVLAVAAIAAAVAAPNFHELIRSQQLHAAAGDFFGAVALTRAQAIARNEAVKLVPNDEAGQDWTAGWTVFVDRDGDRTPGEGDDILASHPPLPPGLRIDFSFPSKTPAHYIAYNGAGRSCSDTNPAASRPGTLSLFHGDHVRRIKINMLGRARLCNPARERGCEGAEAPP; this comes from the coding sequence ATGCGCGCAAACTTGGGTCCCCGCCTGCGCAGGGACGACGGTTTGCGACGCGGTTTTTCGCTCGCCGAACTCTGCGTCGTCCTGGCCGTCGCCGCCATTGCCGCCGCCGTCGCCGCTCCAAATTTCCACGAGCTCATCCGCAGCCAGCAGTTGCACGCCGCCGCAGGCGACTTCTTCGGCGCCGTAGCCCTGACCCGCGCCCAGGCCATCGCCCGCAACGAAGCCGTCAAACTGGTCCCGAACGACGAGGCCGGCCAGGACTGGACAGCCGGCTGGACCGTCTTCGTCGACCGCGACGGCGACCGCACACCCGGCGAAGGCGACGACATCCTGGCCAGCCATCCGCCGCTGCCACCCGGCCTGCGCATCGACTTTTCCTTCCCCTCCAAGACGCCTGCGCACTACATCGCCTACAATGGCGCCGGGCGCAGCTGCAGCGACACCAATCCCGCAGCTTCGCGGCCGGGCACCCTCTCGCTGTTTCACGGCGACCATGTCCGGCGTATTAAAATCAACATGCTGGGGCGTGCCCGCTTGTGCAATCCGGCGCGCGAACGCGGCTGTGAAGGCGCCGAAGCGCCGCCCTGA
- the pilV gene encoding type IV pilus modification protein PilV, with amino-acid sequence MQAYRGDTSSPGFTLVEVLVALFVLAVGVVGAGAAQLAAARTRQQSALAAEAAQLGAALAARMQANPAFASVPDAANPYLALDYEASDGPPGVPPASCYGASDCAPAALAQFDLHAVRQRVHDAFPGGRVLVCRDDAPWDEAARRYRWSCSGSADAPILIKFGWSGTGDAPAHVGMLAP; translated from the coding sequence GTGCAGGCATATCGCGGCGATACGTCCAGCCCAGGCTTCACGCTGGTGGAAGTGCTGGTGGCGCTGTTCGTCCTTGCGGTCGGCGTGGTCGGCGCCGGCGCCGCCCAACTGGCGGCGGCGCGCACGCGTCAGCAGTCAGCCTTGGCTGCGGAAGCCGCTCAGCTCGGCGCCGCGCTGGCCGCGCGCATGCAGGCCAACCCGGCGTTCGCGAGTGTGCCCGACGCCGCCAATCCCTATCTCGCCCTCGACTACGAGGCCAGCGATGGCCCGCCCGGTGTGCCGCCCGCATCCTGTTACGGCGCGTCCGACTGCGCTCCCGCCGCGCTGGCGCAGTTCGACCTGCATGCGGTGCGGCAGCGCGTGCACGACGCCTTCCCTGGCGGGCGCGTCCTCGTCTGCCGTGACGACGCGCCCTGGGACGAGGCGGCGCGCCGCTACCGCTGGAGCTGCAGCGGCAGCGCGGACGCCCCCATCCTGATCAAGTTCGGCTGGAGCGGCACGGGTGACGCGCCCGCTCATGTGGGCATGCTGGCGCCATGA
- the tolQ gene encoding protein TolQ, producing MTATQDLSFIALISNAHFLVQLIMALLLALSVVSWTYIFRKLFTIRAARAQTEQFERSFWAGGNLHTLHQSASSQRDQSGPLARIFEAGMGEFIKGKQASRDALDMGAVLDGARRAMRASFQRELDMLDTHLNFLASVGSVSPYIGLLGTVWGIMNAFRGLANVQQATLAVVAPGIAEALIATAIGLFAAIPAVVAYNRFTHDIDRLANRFESFVEEFSNILQRQAR from the coding sequence ATGACCGCGACCCAAGACCTTTCGTTTATCGCCCTGATCAGCAACGCCCACTTCCTCGTGCAACTGATCATGGCCTTACTGCTGGCCTTGTCCGTGGTGAGCTGGACCTATATCTTCCGCAAACTGTTCACGATCCGCGCCGCGCGCGCGCAGACCGAGCAGTTCGAGCGCAGCTTCTGGGCCGGCGGCAACCTGCACACCCTGCACCAGAGCGCCAGCAGCCAGCGCGACCAGAGCGGCCCCCTGGCCCGCATCTTCGAGGCCGGCATGGGCGAATTCATCAAGGGCAAGCAGGCCTCGCGCGACGCCCTCGACATGGGCGCGGTGCTGGACGGCGCCCGCCGCGCCATGCGCGCCTCCTTCCAGCGCGAACTGGACATGCTCGACACCCACCTGAACTTCCTGGCCTCGGTCGGCTCGGTCTCCCCCTACATCGGCCTGCTCGGCACCGTGTGGGGCATCATGAACGCCTTCCGTGGACTGGCCAACGTGCAACAGGCCACCCTGGCCGTGGTCGCCCCCGGCATCGCCGAGGCCCTGATCGCCACCGCGATCGGCCTGTTCGCCGCGATCCCGGCCGTGGTCGCCTACAACCGCTTCACGCACGACATCGACCGCCTCGCGAACCGCTTCGAGAGCTTCGTCGAGGAATTCTCGAACATCCTGCAGCGCCAGGCGCGCTGA
- a CDS encoding type IV pilin protein: MRKGIGGFSLVELMVVMAIVALLSAVAYPVYSDHVRKARRVEAQLALVDTMQKQEQYRAQHHTYVAFSADAEDPNAGQFRWWVGREAASSAYEIDGYACAGQTIVQCVELRARPGTERVKAGHEDPECGALTYDSVGRQTSSGTSDKCWP, encoded by the coding sequence ATGAGGAAAGGGATCGGTGGATTCAGCCTGGTCGAACTGATGGTGGTGATGGCGATCGTTGCGCTCCTGAGTGCCGTGGCCTATCCGGTGTACTCCGACCATGTGCGCAAGGCGCGCCGGGTCGAGGCCCAGCTGGCCCTGGTGGACACGATGCAGAAGCAGGAGCAGTACAGGGCGCAGCACCATACCTACGTGGCGTTCTCGGCGGACGCGGAGGATCCGAATGCGGGTCAGTTCCGCTGGTGGGTCGGGCGCGAGGCCGCATCCAGCGCCTATGAGATCGACGGCTATGCCTGCGCGGGGCAGACCATTGTCCAATGCGTCGAGCTGCGCGCGCGGCCGGGGACCGAGAGGGTCAAGGCCGGGCATGAGGACCCGGAATGTGGGGCGCTGACTTATGACAGCGTGGGGCGGCAGACATCAAGCGGGACCTCGGACAAATGCTGGCCTTGA
- a CDS encoding PilW family protein → MKGCVRHQRGLTMAELLVAMTLGLAVLLGAGSLLIGSSRVYAAQTEAEAMDEAGRYALEAVARAVRQAAHVDWSAASPPAPEAPARIAGLDARTVSRNGAGIGTGLLEAVNGSDVLALRFPGSGAPPDGDGGTVDCAGFPVHADEEGWSIFHVARNAQGESELRCKYRGKSNWSADAVAGRVDGFQVLYGLDSDGDGAPNRYVPASTLAALDAGLALNGASEAEREKDLHRRTHWKKVASVQVALLLHGPLLDREAGAHAVYSLFGPDHAEAHAGDDPGTRLTEAELARPGVGRTTAARMRKVYTTTIALPAAAP, encoded by the coding sequence ATGAAGGGCTGTGTTCGACACCAGCGCGGGTTGACGATGGCCGAACTCCTGGTCGCGATGACGCTCGGCCTGGCGGTGCTGCTGGGGGCGGGCAGTCTCCTGATCGGCAGCAGCCGGGTCTACGCGGCCCAGACCGAAGCCGAGGCCATGGACGAGGCCGGCCGCTACGCATTGGAGGCCGTTGCCCGCGCGGTGCGTCAAGCGGCTCACGTGGACTGGAGCGCGGCCTCGCCGCCGGCCCCGGAGGCGCCGGCCAGGATCGCTGGGCTGGACGCGAGAACGGTGTCCCGCAACGGCGCCGGCATCGGAACCGGCCTGCTGGAGGCGGTCAACGGCAGCGACGTGCTGGCGCTGCGCTTTCCCGGCAGTGGCGCGCCGCCCGACGGCGACGGCGGCACGGTCGACTGCGCCGGCTTTCCGGTGCACGCCGACGAGGAAGGCTGGAGCATTTTCCACGTGGCGCGCAACGCCCAGGGCGAGTCTGAGCTGCGTTGCAAATACCGTGGCAAGAGCAACTGGTCAGCCGACGCGGTGGCCGGTCGGGTCGACGGCTTCCAGGTGCTGTACGGACTGGACAGCGACGGCGACGGCGCACCCAACCGCTACGTCCCGGCGTCGACGCTCGCCGCCCTCGACGCGGGCCTGGCACTGAACGGCGCGAGCGAAGCCGAGCGCGAGAAGGACCTGCACCGGCGCACGCATTGGAAGAAGGTGGCGAGCGTGCAGGTGGCGCTGCTGCTGCACGGGCCGCTGCTCGATCGCGAGGCGGGTGCGCACGCGGTGTACAGCCTGTTCGGCCCGGACCATGCCGAAGCGCACGCCGGCGACGACCCCGGGACCCGGCTCACCGAAGCCGAACTGGCGCGACCAGGAGTGGGGCGGACGACGGCCGCGCGGATGCGCAAGGTCTACACCACCACGATCGCCTTGCCGGCGGCGGCGCCCTGA
- the tolB gene encoding Tol-Pal system beta propeller repeat protein TolB, translated as MKKLHILLFSASLLMGTAQAQLRVEIAGVGSNQIPVAVAAFADEGVAPDQVSAIIRADLERSGVFKVIDARQTIGENASIDLAAFKASGADALVVGSVARQPDGRFAIRYKLFDTVKGGAISQMGGEVQPKYTRLQAHRIADDVYEKLTGVKGIFSTRIAYVKEDRAGRQYSLAVADADGENEVVAVHGREPIISPAWSPDGLKVAYVSLEDRKPVVYLQDLMTGRRTKVSNQKGNNSAPSWSPDGSTLAVALSKDGNTEIYTVNADGSGLRRLTTNNAIDTEPQYSADGQTIYFTSDRSGGPQVYKMGASGGNATRVTFNGNYNISPRVSPDGKTLAWISQRDGGFSLYAMDLASGQELRLADGATEPSFSPNGKYIMYATKGGGRTSLAVVSVDGRVKQRLTTKAGNIREPSWGPFMK; from the coding sequence ATGAAAAAACTCCACATTCTGCTCTTTAGTGCTTCCCTGCTGATGGGCACCGCCCAGGCCCAGCTGCGCGTCGAGATCGCCGGCGTGGGCAGCAACCAGATCCCGGTCGCCGTCGCCGCCTTCGCCGACGAGGGCGTGGCCCCCGACCAGGTGTCCGCCATCATCCGCGCCGACCTCGAGCGCAGCGGCGTGTTCAAGGTCATCGACGCCCGCCAGACCATCGGCGAGAACGCCAGCATCGACCTGGCCGCCTTCAAGGCCAGCGGCGCCGACGCCCTGGTGGTCGGCAGCGTGGCGCGCCAGCCGGACGGCCGCTTCGCGATCCGCTACAAGCTGTTCGACACCGTCAAGGGCGGCGCCATCTCGCAGATGGGCGGCGAAGTCCAGCCCAAGTACACCCGCCTGCAGGCCCACCGCATCGCCGACGACGTCTACGAGAAGCTGACCGGCGTGAAAGGCATCTTCTCGACCCGCATCGCCTACGTGAAGGAAGACCGCGCCGGCCGCCAGTACAGCCTGGCCGTGGCCGACGCCGACGGCGAGAACGAGGTGGTGGCCGTGCACGGCCGCGAACCGATCATTTCCCCGGCCTGGTCGCCGGACGGCCTGAAGGTCGCCTACGTCTCGCTGGAAGACCGCAAGCCGGTGGTCTACCTGCAGGACCTGATGACCGGCCGCCGCACCAAGGTCTCCAACCAGAAGGGCAACAACTCGGCGCCGTCCTGGTCGCCGGACGGCTCGACCCTGGCGGTGGCCCTGTCCAAGGACGGCAATACCGAGATCTACACCGTCAATGCCGACGGCAGCGGCCTGCGCCGCCTGACCACCAACAACGCCATCGACACCGAGCCCCAGTACTCGGCCGACGGCCAGACGATTTACTTCACCAGCGACCGCAGCGGCGGTCCGCAGGTCTACAAGATGGGCGCATCGGGCGGCAACGCCACCCGTGTGACCTTCAACGGCAACTACAACATCAGCCCGCGCGTGTCGCCGGACGGGAAAACCCTGGCCTGGATCTCGCAACGCGATGGCGGCTTCTCCTTATACGCGATGGACCTGGCAAGCGGCCAGGAACTTCGCCTGGCCGATGGGGCCACCGAACCGAGTTTTTCGCCTAACGGCAAGTACATCATGTATGCGACCAAAGGCGGCGGGCGAACCTCGCTGGCCGTGGTCTCGGTGGATGGACGGGTCAAGCAACGCTTAACCACCAAAGCGGGAAACATTCGGGAGCCCAGCTGGGGTCCCTTCATGAAGTAA
- the pal gene encoding peptidoglycan-associated lipoprotein Pal, whose product MRNFKSVAFIVSAASLLAACSSTKLNETPVVEKSPEPAPVAAQPDTREVKPVETATVDPLNDPKGVLANRSIYFDFDSFVVRDDGRPVVENHSAYLTKNTQRKILIQGNTDERGGTEYNLALGQKRAEAVRRAMGTLGVADGQMEAVSLGEEKPKATGSNEAAWAENRRADIVYQ is encoded by the coding sequence ATGCGCAACTTCAAGAGTGTGGCCTTCATCGTCTCGGCAGCAAGCCTGCTGGCCGCTTGCTCGTCGACCAAGCTGAACGAGACCCCGGTTGTCGAAAAATCGCCGGAACCGGCACCGGTGGCTGCCCAGCCGGACACCCGTGAAGTGAAACCGGTCGAAACCGCGACCGTCGACCCGCTGAACGATCCGAAGGGCGTGCTGGCCAACCGCAGCATCTACTTCGACTTCGACAGCTTCGTCGTGCGCGACGACGGCCGTCCGGTGGTCGAGAACCACTCGGCTTACCTGACCAAGAACACCCAGCGTAAGATCCTGATCCAGGGCAACACCGACGAACGCGGCGGCACCGAGTACAACCTGGCCCTGGGCCAGAAGCGTGCCGAAGCCGTGCGTCGCGCCATGGGCACCCTGGGCGTGGCCGACGGCCAGATGGAAGCCGTCTCGCTGGGCGAAGAAAAGCCGAAGGCAACCGGCAGCAACGAAGCGGCCTGGGCTGAAAACCGCCGTGCCGACATCGTCTACCAGTAA